The following coding sequences are from one Deinococcus aerius window:
- a CDS encoding FAD-binding oxidoreductase, translating to MTEVASGWLDRLRERLGERVSVSPGDLNAHAHDEGTPYTFTPGAVVFAGSEADVLATLAVAREERVPVTPWGAGTSLEGAALPMPGGLSLDLSGLDTVGEADAVGLTVTAGPGVRRVALNRRLRPHGLFFPVDPGADASLGGMAATNASGTTTVRYGGMRENVAVLRVALMDGRVLTLGSGARKSSSGYALKQLFIGSEGTLGVITSLTLRLHPLPPATASVQLAFPDVADAVLASVTARGLGVTPERLEFVDAATVRAVNRHRSRRDPEAPTLWAEVAGRDAADVASGLAGLREAAELHGGVVVGEARTPEAQGELWAARHGVYDALRAAWPGHATRIGDVCVPLSALAGTAALALRLLEEQGLTAPLVGHIGDGNLHLLMHAPPGDADAWARIDHVLHELAAHAIAVGGTCTGEHGVGLRKRAYLRAEHGDALDMMRDLKALFDPHGLLNPGKVVGDPDGFPGRLS from the coding sequence TTGACGGAAGTGGCGAGCGGCTGGCTGGACCGCCTGCGGGAGCGGCTGGGCGAGCGGGTCAGCGTGTCCCCGGGCGACCTGAACGCCCACGCGCACGATGAGGGCACGCCGTACACGTTCACGCCGGGCGCGGTGGTCTTCGCCGGGTCGGAGGCGGACGTGCTGGCAACACTGGCCGTCGCGCGGGAGGAACGGGTGCCCGTCACGCCCTGGGGTGCGGGGACCAGCCTGGAGGGGGCCGCACTTCCCATGCCGGGGGGCCTCTCACTCGACCTGAGCGGCCTGGACACGGTCGGGGAGGCGGACGCGGTGGGCCTCACCGTCACGGCCGGGCCGGGGGTGCGGCGCGTGGCGCTGAACCGCCGCCTGCGCCCGCACGGCCTCTTCTTCCCGGTGGACCCCGGCGCGGATGCCAGTCTGGGCGGGATGGCCGCCACGAACGCGAGCGGCACGACCACCGTTCGTTACGGCGGGATGCGGGAGAACGTCGCCGTCTTGCGCGTGGCGCTGATGGACGGCCGCGTCCTCACCCTGGGGAGCGGGGCCCGCAAGAGCAGCAGCGGGTACGCCCTCAAACAACTCTTCATCGGATCGGAGGGCACCCTGGGCGTGATCACCTCGCTCACCCTGCGGCTGCATCCCCTGCCGCCCGCCACGGCCAGCGTGCAGCTCGCCTTCCCGGACGTGGCTGACGCCGTGCTGGCCAGCGTGACCGCGCGGGGGCTGGGGGTCACCCCCGAGCGGCTGGAATTCGTGGACGCGGCGACGGTGCGGGCGGTGAACCGGCACCGGAGCCGCCGCGACCCCGAGGCGCCGACCCTCTGGGCCGAGGTGGCGGGGCGGGACGCGGCGGACGTGGCCTCGGGCCTGGCGGGGCTGCGGGAGGCGGCGGAACTCCACGGCGGCGTGGTCGTGGGCGAGGCCCGCACCCCTGAGGCGCAGGGGGAACTGTGGGCCGCCCGCCACGGGGTCTACGATGCCCTGCGCGCCGCCTGGCCGGGCCATGCCACCCGCATCGGGGACGTGTGCGTGCCGCTCTCCGCCCTGGCGGGCACGGCGGCCCTCGCCCTGCGGCTGCTGGAGGAACAGGGCCTGACCGCCCCCCTCGTCGGCCATATCGGGGACGGGAACCTGCACCTGCTCATGCACGCCCCGCCCGGGGATGCGGACGCCTGGGCTCGCATCGACCACGTGCTGCACGAGCTGGCCGCCCACGCCATCGCCGTCGGCGGCACCTGCACGGGCGAGCACGGCGTCGGCCTGCGCAAGCGCGCGTACCTGCGCGCCGAGCACGGGGACGCGCTGGACATGATGCGGGACCTCAAGGCCCTCTTCGACCCGCACGGCCTCCTCAACCCCGGCAAGGTGGTGGGCGACCCGGACGGGTTCCCGGGGAGACTGTCCTGA
- a CDS encoding ArsR/SmtB family transcription factor: protein MPISGTRTLTIDSEAALPVLVALANDTRLLILSLLSHNVMNVSELTSTLGLPYATVFFHLKKLESAGLLHVEYTPGTRGSQKLVSKRYDELLFKLPGVKVEAGEDVVEVSMPVGAYRQVDARPNCGLMSDTRMIGRVDDPRSFFEPDHVFAQVLWFRCGFVDYAFPNNLPFGAHATELELSVELCSEAPQYNPDWPSDITLWVNDVEVGNWTSPGDFGGERGRLTPAWWSDDQSMYGLLKHWRVTPEGTFIDGERLSDVRLSDLRLEDNNHIAVRLGVKEDARHVGGLNLFGRHCGNHPQDLVMRTRYAFGANEKPYRLR, encoded by the coding sequence ATGCCTATTTCCGGCACGCGCACCCTGACCATCGACAGCGAGGCGGCCCTGCCCGTCCTGGTTGCCCTCGCCAACGACACGCGGCTGCTGATCCTGAGCCTGCTCTCGCACAACGTGATGAACGTCTCCGAACTCACGAGCACCCTGGGTCTGCCCTACGCGACGGTGTTTTTCCACCTCAAGAAGCTGGAGAGCGCCGGGCTGCTGCACGTCGAGTACACGCCCGGCACGCGCGGCTCGCAGAAGCTGGTGTCCAAGCGGTACGACGAGCTGCTCTTCAAGCTGCCCGGCGTCAAGGTCGAGGCGGGCGAGGACGTGGTGGAGGTCAGCATGCCGGTCGGGGCGTACCGGCAGGTGGACGCCCGGCCCAACTGCGGCCTGATGTCCGACACCCGCATGATCGGGCGGGTGGACGACCCGCGCTCCTTTTTCGAGCCCGACCACGTGTTCGCGCAGGTGCTGTGGTTTCGCTGCGGGTTCGTGGACTACGCCTTTCCCAACAACCTGCCCTTCGGCGCCCACGCGACCGAACTCGAACTCTCGGTGGAGCTGTGCTCGGAGGCGCCGCAGTACAACCCCGACTGGCCTTCGGACATCACCCTGTGGGTCAACGACGTGGAGGTCGGCAACTGGACCTCGCCGGGCGACTTCGGCGGCGAGCGGGGCCGCCTCACCCCCGCGTGGTGGTCGGACGACCAGAGCATGTACGGGCTGCTCAAACACTGGCGGGTCACGCCGGAGGGCACCTTTATCGACGGCGAGCGGCTGTCGGACGTGCGGCTTTCCGACCTGCGGCTGGAGGACAACAACCACATCGCCGTGCGGCTGGGCGTGAAGGAGGACGCCCGGCATGTCGGCGGCCTCAACCTGTTCGGGCGCCACTGCGGCAACCACCCCCAGGACCTCGTGATGCGGACGCGCTACGCCTTTGGCGCCAACGAGAAACCGTACCGCCTGCGCTGA
- a CDS encoding extracellular solute-binding protein, protein MTRITRLLTLGALLTGSALAQQPTKITFWNFLGGGDGARMKTLIDGYNASQKKYQVQQTVLQWGIPFYTKVRTSTSVGQAPDLISFHLSRISGWAPANLLRPITTQELSSVGLKQADFFPRLWNAASYQGKTYAVPLDTHPLVLYYNKDVARKAGLLDANGNLKPMNSVAQFTAALKAVKDKTGLAGLAMENHSTAYMPWRLWLTMVEQQGGSIVTNNKISAGEAGKKALTIMADWMKQGYMPKNSDYPSSVAQFTTGKTAFMINGVWEVPTMVDGRKTGKLPFDYGVAPLPKFFGNQDTWGDSHGFAIPNNARKPIPADRLAGVMDFIAYVQKNALTWAQGGHIPAYLPVVNSAKYTALKPNSDYAKVSAANVTYDPPGWYSGAAGPLEAVSIKYFPAAMAGQLSVDKAMSLFENEANRLMAGRPKP, encoded by the coding sequence ATGACCCGGATCACCCGACTTCTGACCCTCGGCGCCCTGCTCACGGGCAGCGCCCTCGCCCAGCAGCCCACCAAGATCACCTTCTGGAACTTCCTGGGGGGCGGCGACGGCGCGCGCATGAAGACCCTCATCGACGGTTACAACGCCAGCCAGAAGAAGTACCAGGTGCAGCAGACGGTCCTCCAGTGGGGCATTCCCTTCTACACCAAGGTCCGCACCTCCACCTCGGTCGGGCAGGCGCCGGACCTGATCTCCTTCCACCTCTCGCGCATCAGCGGCTGGGCACCCGCCAACCTGCTGCGGCCCATCACCACGCAGGAACTGAGCAGCGTCGGGCTGAAGCAGGCGGATTTCTTCCCCCGGCTGTGGAATGCCGCGTCCTACCAGGGCAAGACCTACGCCGTGCCGCTCGACACTCACCCGCTGGTGCTGTACTACAACAAGGACGTTGCGCGCAAGGCGGGGCTGCTCGACGCCAACGGCAACCTCAAGCCCATGAATTCGGTGGCCCAGTTCACCGCCGCCCTCAAGGCCGTCAAGGACAAGACCGGCCTCGCGGGCCTGGCCATGGAGAACCACTCGACGGCCTACATGCCCTGGCGGCTGTGGCTCACGATGGTCGAGCAGCAGGGCGGCAGCATCGTCACGAACAACAAGATCAGCGCGGGTGAGGCGGGCAAGAAGGCGCTGACGATCATGGCCGACTGGATGAAGCAGGGGTACATGCCCAAGAACTCCGATTACCCCAGCTCGGTCGCGCAGTTCACCACGGGCAAGACGGCCTTCATGATCAACGGCGTGTGGGAGGTGCCTACGATGGTGGACGGTCGGAAGACCGGCAAGCTGCCCTTCGACTACGGGGTGGCGCCCCTGCCCAAGTTCTTCGGCAACCAGGACACCTGGGGGGACTCGCACGGCTTCGCCATCCCCAACAACGCCCGCAAGCCCATCCCGGCGGACCGCCTCGCGGGCGTGATGGACTTCATCGCCTACGTGCAGAAGAACGCCCTGACCTGGGCGCAGGGCGGCCACATCCCGGCCTACCTGCCGGTGGTGAACTCGGCCAAGTACACCGCCCTCAAGCCCAACTCGGACTACGCCAAGGTGTCGGCGGCCAACGTCACCTACGACCCGCCCGGCTGGTACAGCGGCGCGGCGGGCCCGCTGGAGGCCGTGTCCATCAAGTACTTCCCGGCGGCGATGGCGGGGCAGCTCAGCGTGGACAAGGCCATGAGCCTGTTCGAGAACGAGGCCAACAGGCTGATGGCCGGCCGGCCCAAGCCCTGA
- a CDS encoding carbohydrate ABC transporter permease has translation MRDTIPPQARAQTGIPRGTRRRTPGGPIALLMLAPFLIAYLLFFVFPIGRAVQLSLTQSSLTETGPFVGLSNYVQLAGDPDFWASVLHTGQFALYTVIPVTLLGMLMALAVNRLVRARNFAQALFFLPFVLPVSVVTLLWQWILNSSFGLVHNLFGTDIAWFGEPATAMPMVALVTVWWTVGFNMLLFLAGLQNISREVYEAAQLDGAQGWTAFRTITWPLLWPVTTLVFTLQLIASLKIFAQVYILTGGGPFNSTQVVLQYMYNTAFQNLDAGYASAIAVAFFLIILLVSLVQAALLRGRS, from the coding sequence GTGCGAGACACCATTCCGCCCCAGGCCCGCGCCCAGACCGGCATTCCGCGGGGCACCCGGAGGCGCACCCCGGGGGGCCCCATCGCCCTCCTGATGCTGGCGCCCTTCCTGATCGCCTACCTGCTGTTCTTCGTCTTTCCCATCGGGCGGGCGGTGCAGCTCAGCCTCACCCAGTCCAGCCTGACCGAGACCGGGCCTTTCGTGGGGCTCAGCAATTACGTGCAGCTTGCGGGGGACCCCGACTTCTGGGCGTCGGTGCTGCACACCGGCCAATTCGCCCTGTACACGGTCATTCCCGTCACGCTGCTCGGGATGCTGATGGCGCTGGCGGTCAACCGCCTCGTGCGGGCGCGGAACTTCGCGCAGGCGCTGTTCTTCCTGCCCTTCGTGCTGCCCGTCAGCGTCGTGACGCTGCTGTGGCAATGGATTCTCAACTCGTCGTTCGGGCTGGTCCACAACCTGTTCGGCACCGACATCGCGTGGTTCGGGGAGCCGGCGACCGCCATGCCCATGGTCGCCCTGGTGACGGTGTGGTGGACGGTGGGCTTCAACATGCTGCTCTTTCTGGCCGGGCTTCAGAACATCTCGCGCGAGGTGTACGAGGCGGCCCAGCTCGACGGGGCCCAGGGGTGGACCGCGTTTCGCACCATCACCTGGCCGCTGCTGTGGCCGGTCACGACGCTGGTGTTCACCCTGCAACTGATCGCGTCCCTGAAGATCTTCGCGCAGGTGTACATCCTGACGGGCGGGGGACCCTTCAACTCGACGCAGGTGGTGCTGCAGTACATGTACAACACGGCCTTCCAAAACCTCGACGCGGGCTACGCCTCGGCCATCGCGGTGGCGTTCTTCCTGATCATCCTGCTGGTGTCGCTGGTGCAGGCCGCGCTGCTGAGGGGGCGGTCATGA
- a CDS encoding carbohydrate ABC transporter permease — MTGPGNRAWAAVATGSTLLLGALWAFPLLWAVLTALKTEEQAVAQPVQWLPTTPTFTAFRDVLTLGDLPRWFLNSALTSLVITLATVVLAALAAYAFSQLQFRGKNLLFWVFLAGIMVPFEALLIPLFRLMNDLGSVNTYAGIILPQIVSPVAVYVFKGFFDQVPKELREAAVVDGASEWRILWNVFVPLSGTVLWAIGIVTFIAAWNNFLWPFIITTSPEMMTIPLGLTQVQDAYGLRFARTMATAVLGGLPVVLAYLIFQRRVTEGFLTVTGVKG, encoded by the coding sequence ATGACCGGGCCCGGCAACCGCGCGTGGGCCGCCGTCGCCACCGGCTCGACCCTGCTGCTGGGCGCGCTGTGGGCGTTCCCGCTGCTGTGGGCGGTGCTGACCGCGCTCAAGACCGAGGAGCAGGCCGTCGCCCAGCCCGTCCAGTGGCTCCCCACCACGCCGACCTTCACCGCCTTCCGCGACGTGCTCACCCTCGGGGACCTGCCACGCTGGTTTCTCAACTCCGCGCTGACCTCGCTGGTGATCACCCTCGCCACGGTAGTGCTGGCCGCGCTCGCGGCGTACGCCTTCTCGCAGCTCCAGTTCCGCGGCAAGAACCTCTTGTTCTGGGTGTTCCTGGCGGGCATCATGGTGCCCTTCGAGGCGCTCCTCATCCCCCTCTTCCGCCTGATGAACGACCTGGGCAGCGTGAACACCTACGCGGGGATCATCCTGCCGCAGATCGTCTCGCCGGTCGCGGTGTACGTGTTCAAGGGCTTTTTCGACCAGGTGCCGAAAGAACTGCGCGAGGCCGCCGTGGTGGACGGGGCGAGCGAGTGGCGCATCCTGTGGAACGTGTTCGTGCCCCTGAGCGGCACGGTGCTGTGGGCCATCGGCATCGTGACCTTTATCGCGGCGTGGAACAACTTCCTGTGGCCCTTCATCATCACGACCTCGCCGGAGATGATGACGATTCCGCTGGGTCTCACCCAGGTGCAGGACGCCTACGGCCTGCGCTTCGCCCGCACGATGGCGACCGCCGTGCTGGGCGGCCTGCCGGTCGTTCTCGCCTACCTGATCTTCCAGCGCCGCGTCACCGAGGGCTTCCTGACCGTGACGGGCGTGAAGGGTTGA
- a CDS encoding glycoside hydrolase family 2 protein: MSELTSPATGTRLHPRPQLTRERWDDLCGVWGFAHDDDDRGLDERWFEREDVFDQSITVPFPPESRASGLRATGYHPVVWYRRTVEVSPEDHTGRVLLHFGAVDYRAQVWVNGRLVAEHEGGHTPFTADLTSVLVPGETQVIVVRAEDDPHDLAQPRGKQDWEETPHAIWYHRTTGIWQPVWLEIVPRTHIQTLRWTPDVDRGRLSLVVRLNKASRQPLRVRVRLSIRGTRLADDTYALEGQEVRREVELDPVRYRAGRKDLLWGPRRPNLIDARITLLDDDDNVLDEVGSYTALRSVGVRDGRFQLNGSAYYLRLVLAQNYWPESHLAAPSEDALRREVELVKSLGFNGVRIHQKVEDPRFLYWCDRLGLLVWGEMANAYVFTTEAQRRLTREWLEVLERDYNHPCIVTWVPVNESWGVPDLEGDPAQRAFVRGLYELTKALDPTRPAIGNDGWELVEGDILGVHDYALDGDTLRERYHSAEALEQTLKTVQPSRRNFYLAGHHRRGEPVMLTEFGGLSHAPSESERWWGYGTLPDTDALLARYEDLVSAVLDSPVIAGFCYTQLTDTEQETNGLLRGDRTPKLDPERVREVTSRVSRAVQHDVLQEIHALADERRLAQLRAQGQEEAVAED; encoded by the coding sequence ATGAGTGAACTCACTTCCCCGGCCACTGGCACCCGCCTGCACCCCCGCCCGCAACTGACCCGCGAGCGGTGGGACGACCTGTGCGGCGTGTGGGGCTTTGCCCACGACGACGACGACCGCGGCCTGGATGAACGCTGGTTCGAGCGCGAGGACGTGTTCGATCAGAGCATCACCGTGCCGTTCCCGCCCGAGAGCCGGGCGAGCGGGCTGCGGGCGACCGGCTATCACCCCGTCGTGTGGTACCGCCGCACGGTGGAGGTTTCCCCCGAGGACCACACCGGGCGTGTTCTGCTGCACTTCGGCGCCGTGGACTACCGCGCGCAGGTCTGGGTCAATGGCCGCCTCGTCGCCGAGCACGAGGGGGGGCACACGCCGTTCACCGCCGACCTCACTTCGGTCCTGGTGCCGGGCGAGACGCAGGTGATCGTGGTACGCGCCGAGGACGACCCCCACGACCTCGCCCAGCCGCGTGGCAAGCAGGACTGGGAGGAAACGCCGCACGCGATCTGGTATCACCGCACGACCGGCATCTGGCAGCCGGTGTGGCTGGAGATCGTGCCGCGCACCCACATCCAGACCCTGCGCTGGACGCCGGACGTGGACCGGGGACGGCTGAGCCTGGTGGTGCGCCTGAATAAAGCGTCCCGCCAGCCCCTGCGCGTCCGCGTGCGGCTGAGCATTCGCGGCACCCGCCTCGCCGACGACACCTACGCGCTGGAGGGGCAGGAGGTCCGCCGCGAGGTCGAACTCGACCCGGTGCGCTACCGGGCGGGGCGCAAGGACCTGCTGTGGGGGCCGAGACGCCCCAACCTGATCGACGCGCGCATCACCCTCCTCGACGACGACGACAACGTGCTGGACGAGGTGGGAAGCTACACGGCCCTGCGGAGCGTCGGGGTGCGCGACGGGCGGTTCCAGCTCAACGGCTCGGCGTACTACCTGCGCCTGGTGCTCGCGCAGAACTACTGGCCCGAGTCGCACCTCGCGGCCCCCTCCGAAGACGCCCTGCGCCGGGAGGTCGAACTCGTCAAGTCGCTCGGCTTCAACGGGGTCCGTATCCACCAGAAGGTCGAGGACCCGCGCTTCCTGTACTGGTGTGACCGGCTCGGCCTGCTCGTGTGGGGCGAGATGGCGAACGCCTACGTCTTCACCACCGAGGCGCAGCGCCGATTGACCCGCGAGTGGCTGGAGGTGCTGGAGCGCGACTACAACCACCCCTGCATCGTGACCTGGGTGCCCGTCAACGAGAGCTGGGGGGTGCCCGACCTGGAGGGGGACCCGGCGCAGCGGGCCTTTGTGCGCGGGTTGTACGAGCTGACCAAGGCCCTCGACCCCACCCGCCCGGCCATCGGCAACGACGGCTGGGAACTCGTGGAGGGGGACATCCTGGGCGTCCACGACTACGCCCTGGACGGCGACACCCTGCGCGAGCGCTACCACTCGGCGGAGGCGCTGGAACAGACCCTGAAGACCGTGCAGCCCTCGCGGCGCAACTTCTACCTGGCCGGGCACCACCGCCGGGGCGAACCCGTCATGCTCACCGAGTTCGGCGGGCTCAGCCACGCGCCCTCCGAGTCCGAACGCTGGTGGGGCTACGGCACCCTGCCCGACACCGACGCGCTGCTCGCCCGCTACGAGGACCTGGTCTCCGCCGTCCTCGACAGCCCCGTGATCGCGGGCTTCTGCTACACCCAGCTCACCGACACCGAGCAGGAGACGAACGGCCTGCTGCGGGGGGACCGCACCCCCAAGCTCGACCCGGAGCGGGTGCGCGAGGTCACCTCCCGCGTCTCCCGGGCCGTGCAGCACGACGTGCTTCAGGAAATCCACGCCCTCGCCGACGAGCGCCGCCTCGCCCAGCTCCGCGCCCAGGGGCAGGAGGAGGCCGTTGCGGAGGATTGA
- a CDS encoding xylulokinase codes for MYLGLDLGTGSAKVALYGEGGERVREASVAYAVTAPHPGWAESDPGEWWAALGHVTREVVGEDGGRVRALGLSGQMHGVVLCGEDGTPLRPAVLWADGRAASVLSIYRALPEDLRLTLRNPLTAGMTGPTLLWLREHGAEVYARARWALQPKDWLRLRLTGEARAEPSDASGTLLYDLEGDGWNTPVIEALGLRADLLAPLTRSRAVAGTLTPAAAAHLGLPPGLPVAAGAADTAAALLGTALPAGQVQLTVGTGAQLVVRSVALPEAREGLHVFRTAEDRGWYTLGAVQNAGLALEWARRTLRCGWEEFYALAQAAEPGSRGLLFLPYLTGDRTPHLDPHARGGWLGAGLEHGPEHLARAAFEGVALSIREALLLLPETERPGLRLAGGGSVHPWWRQLLADILGRPLEVVEVPGASVYGAALLARAAETGQTPEVEPPGTQETVEPRRDADWSDVAGRFSAAYEALRGWFSRGGGGN; via the coding sequence ATGTACCTGGGCCTTGATCTGGGCACCGGAAGTGCCAAGGTCGCCCTGTACGGGGAGGGGGGCGAGCGCGTCCGCGAGGCGAGCGTGGCCTACGCGGTCACGGCCCCCCACCCCGGCTGGGCCGAGAGCGACCCGGGGGAGTGGTGGGCGGCCCTCGGCCACGTCACCCGCGAGGTGGTCGGGGAGGACGGCGGGCGGGTCCGCGCCCTGGGCCTCTCCGGTCAGATGCACGGGGTGGTGCTGTGTGGCGAGGACGGGACGCCCCTGCGCCCGGCGGTGCTGTGGGCGGACGGGCGGGCCGCCTCCGTTCTGAGCATTTACCGCGCGCTGCCGGAGGACTTGCGCCTCACGCTGAGGAACCCCCTGACGGCGGGCATGACCGGTCCCACCCTGCTGTGGCTGCGCGAGCACGGGGCGGAGGTATACGCCCGCGCCCGCTGGGCCTTGCAACCCAAGGACTGGCTGCGCCTGCGCCTCACGGGGGAAGCGCGGGCCGAGCCCTCCGACGCCTCGGGGACGCTGCTGTACGACCTGGAGGGCGACGGGTGGAACACACCGGTCATCGAAGCGTTGGGGTTGCGTGCTGACCTGCTCGCGCCGCTCACCAGGTCGCGGGCGGTCGCGGGCACGCTCACCCCCGCTGCGGCGGCGCACCTGGGCCTCCCCCCCGGGCTGCCCGTCGCGGCGGGGGCGGCGGACACGGCGGCGGCGCTCCTGGGCACGGCGCTCCCCGCCGGGCAGGTCCAGCTCACGGTGGGGACGGGGGCGCAGCTCGTGGTTCGGAGTGTGGCCTTGCCGGAGGCCCGGGAGGGGCTGCACGTCTTTCGGACTGCGGAGGACCGGGGCTGGTACACGTTGGGTGCCGTCCAGAACGCCGGGCTGGCCCTGGAGTGGGCGAGGCGAACCCTTCGCTGCGGCTGGGAGGAGTTCTACGCCCTCGCACAGGCGGCGGAACCGGGCTCACGCGGCCTGCTGTTCCTGCCCTACCTGACGGGCGACCGCACCCCCCACCTCGACCCGCACGCCCGGGGAGGGTGGCTCGGCGCGGGGCTGGAACACGGGCCGGAACACCTCGCCCGCGCCGCCTTCGAGGGTGTGGCGCTCTCCATCCGCGAGGCGCTGCTCCTCCTGCCGGAGACTGAACGGCCCGGACTCCGGCTCGCGGGGGGCGGCTCGGTCCATCCCTGGTGGCGGCAACTGCTCGCGGATATCCTGGGTCGCCCGCTGGAGGTCGTGGAGGTGCCGGGGGCCTCCGTGTACGGGGCAGCGCTGCTCGCCCGCGCGGCAGAGACGGGACAGACGCCCGAGGTGGAGCCTCCCGGAACTCAGGAGACGGTCGAACCCCGCAGGGATGCCGACTGGTCGGACGTGGCTGGGCGCTTCTCGGCGGCCTATGAGGCCCTGCGGGGGTGGTTCAGCCGTGGAGGTGGAGGCAACTGA
- a CDS encoding Gfo/Idh/MocA family protein produces the protein MSALGFLIVGPGKVAHTHAQALMNLPGARLAAVCGRNEARTAAFAAEYGARPYTDLAAALNNPEVQAVILCTPHPLHAQDAVQAARAGKHILVEKPLAVSLGDADRMIAAAREAGVKLGVVSQRRLYEPVQRVKAAILAGKVGRPMLGTLSLLGWRGPEYYAMDAWRGTWAGEGGGVLVNQAVHGLDLLQWFMGPLVEVSGAWANLNHPGIEVEDTAVATLRFAGGALGSVVVSNSQNPGLWGRIHVHGENGASVGVQTDGGSSFVAGVTQAVEPPVNDLWTVPGEAHLLPIWQAEDRERATRLDVMTHYHRLQIEDFAAAIRGDREPLVPGEEGRRTVELIEAIYRAGREHRVVPLPLGG, from the coding sequence CTGAGCGCGCTCGGCTTCCTGATCGTCGGGCCGGGGAAGGTCGCGCATACTCACGCGCAGGCGCTTATGAACCTGCCGGGCGCCCGCCTCGCCGCCGTGTGTGGCCGGAACGAGGCGCGCACCGCTGCCTTCGCCGCCGAGTACGGCGCGCGGCCCTACACGGACCTCGCTGCCGCCCTGAACAACCCGGAAGTGCAGGCGGTCATCCTCTGCACTCCTCACCCGCTGCACGCCCAGGACGCGGTGCAGGCCGCGCGGGCCGGAAAACATATCCTGGTCGAGAAGCCGCTCGCGGTGAGCCTGGGGGACGCCGACCGCATGATTGCGGCGGCCCGGGAAGCGGGGGTCAAGCTCGGCGTGGTGAGCCAGCGCCGCCTGTACGAGCCCGTCCAGCGGGTCAAGGCGGCCATCCTCGCCGGAAAGGTCGGGCGGCCCATGCTGGGGACCCTCAGCCTGCTGGGGTGGCGCGGGCCGGAGTATTACGCGATGGACGCCTGGCGCGGCACCTGGGCGGGCGAGGGGGGCGGCGTGCTGGTCAACCAGGCGGTGCACGGCCTGGACCTGTTGCAATGGTTCATGGGGCCGCTGGTGGAGGTCTCGGGCGCGTGGGCGAACCTGAACCACCCCGGGATCGAGGTGGAGGATACGGCGGTCGCCACCCTGCGCTTCGCGGGCGGGGCGCTCGGCAGCGTCGTGGTGAGCAACAGCCAGAATCCCGGGCTGTGGGGCCGGATTCACGTCCACGGGGAGAACGGGGCGAGCGTAGGCGTGCAGACGGACGGGGGCTCCTCCTTCGTGGCGGGCGTGACCCAGGCGGTCGAGCCGCCCGTCAACGACCTCTGGACGGTGCCCGGCGAGGCACATCTGCTCCCCATCTGGCAGGCCGAGGACCGCGAGCGCGCCACGCGCCTCGACGTGATGACGCACTACCACCGCCTCCAGATCGAGGATTTCGCCGCCGCCATCCGGGGGGACCGCGAGCCGCTCGTCCCCGGCGAGGAGGGGCGCAGGACCGTCGAGCTGATCGAGGCGATCTACCGGGCGGGCCGGGAGCATAGAGTCGTCCCGCTCCCGCTGGGGGGCTGA
- a CDS encoding zinc-dependent alcohol dehydrogenase, protein MPTRRSPVRALMFEAPWQMPLREVEAPQPGPGEVLIRVRAAGVCGSDVHGFTGSTGRRRPGVIMGHEFCGTVEALGEGVSGHAVGERVVVQPIISDGTCPECRAGRPNLCLNRRGIGWSVNGGYAEFVSVPGQNALPLPDEVGWQEGALVEPLAVALHAANLTPLSVGDTAVVLGAGPVGLLTVLALRLRGAGRVIVSDLSGHRLDLARRMGADEVIHAGEVDPVETVRARTGGRGADAVLEVVGITATARQSVLMVRNGGNVTWVGNSAPAVEVPMQEVVTREVTVRGAYAFVEEFPRAVELLRSERVDVTPLIELVAPLADGPVLVHDLARGTLDAVKVVLEP, encoded by the coding sequence TTGCCGACGCGCCGGAGCCCCGTGCGCGCCCTGATGTTCGAGGCCCCCTGGCAGATGCCGCTGCGCGAGGTGGAGGCGCCCCAGCCCGGGCCGGGCGAGGTGCTGATCCGCGTTCGCGCGGCGGGCGTCTGCGGCTCGGACGTGCACGGCTTCACCGGCTCGACCGGGCGGCGCAGGCCGGGGGTCATCATGGGCCACGAGTTCTGCGGCACGGTGGAGGCGCTCGGGGAGGGCGTGAGCGGGCACGCGGTGGGCGAGCGGGTGGTCGTGCAGCCCATCATCTCGGACGGGACCTGCCCCGAGTGCCGGGCCGGGCGGCCCAACCTCTGCCTGAACCGCCGCGGCATCGGCTGGTCGGTGAACGGGGGGTACGCCGAGTTCGTCAGCGTGCCGGGGCAGAACGCCCTCCCCCTTCCCGACGAGGTGGGTTGGCAGGAGGGCGCCCTGGTCGAACCGCTCGCCGTCGCGCTGCACGCGGCCAACCTCACGCCACTGAGCGTGGGGGATACGGCGGTCGTGCTGGGGGCGGGGCCGGTCGGGCTGCTGACCGTGCTGGCGCTGCGGCTCCGCGGGGCGGGCCGGGTGATCGTGAGCGACCTCAGCGGGCACCGCCTCGACCTCGCGCGGCGGATGGGCGCGGACGAGGTGATCCACGCGGGCGAGGTGGACCCGGTGGAGACGGTGCGGGCGAGGACGGGGGGACGGGGGGCGGACGCCGTGCTGGAGGTCGTGGGCATCACCGCCACCGCCCGGCAGTCGGTCCTGATGGTCCGCAACGGTGGGAACGTGACGTGGGTGGGCAACTCGGCGCCCGCCGTGGAGGTTCCCATGCAGGAGGTCGTCACGCGCGAGGTGACGGTGCGGGGGGCCTACGCCTTCGTGGAGGAGTTTCCGCGGGCGGTGGAGCTGCTGCGCTCCGAGCGGGTAGACGTGACGCCCCTGATCGAACTGGTAGCGCCGCTGGCGGACGGCCCGGTGCTCGTGCATGACCTCGCCCGGGGCACCCTGGACGCGGTGAAGGTGGTGCTCGAACCCTGA